CATCAGGAAAACCGTTCTCTTCGCAAATTAAGGAGCTGCTCTATTATATTGGTATTACGAAAAGAATTACATTTAGATAGTTCTATGAGGGATATCCCTAGAGGAGACTTTAATACAGAAAAATCAGCGATATATGAAGTCAGTAGATATGAGAAATTAACGAAAAATACATCATTCAAACCTATTGACAATAATCCTTTTGATAAGTGGTATGCGAACCTACATAAGCAGAGAGCATCCTTAAGTAGGGAACTTGATAAGATAACGGGGAATAATTTTCTATCTTCTTATAACTTCTATGGAAGCCGCTTGAATTATGATAAAACAATAGAAAAACAGGTGCAGATTCAGAAGCAGATAAACAATATAGATAAGACAATAGATGCAGTTAAATTCTTTACAGATCAATTAATGATTTATGACTTTGATATATGGGAAATTTTTAAGGGCAGGATTAATTGTGATAAAGAACAGGATAAGCATTGGCGTAAAGTATGTGGCAAAGAGAATTATAGTGACCAGGTAAATAGAGCAATTGAGTATATAAGGAAAGGCCTTGAGATTAATGATATGCAGTATGACTTTTAACCATGCCGTCTGGACTTGTAGGCGGGTTATATTGAAATTCTTAACAAGCAATTGGTAGTGGTCGACTATTTCATTAAAAGTGAGCACTGAAAAAGCAAAGGGAATTACATTGATTTTAACTGACAACAAAATTGTGGTGAGTGATTATTTCATTGAATCTTCTTATAAAGATACAAATGGCAAGGAAAATAAATACTATCTTAAACTTAAAGATTTCCTGGATGATGGAGAAATTAATCAAAGTCAGTAATTAA
The Oxobacter pfennigii genome window above contains:
- a CDS encoding sigma-70 family RNA polymerase sigma factor, producing the protein MTNEDLINEYRRGNRDALNTLIENNMGLVKMAANRYLFNGKYEFDDLVQEGCIGLMKAVDKFNPDLDNPASFSTYAVYWINSKLSRYTKKNNYDATSLSVPINDEEDGTLMDLIPDNSPGPEEIEEEKDFKRHLCRRVSDAIDKTLTLREREIVKMRYGLNGPCTTPEKIGEIFNCPKENIKHQENRSLRKLRSCSIILVLRKELHLDSSMRDIPRGDFNTEKSAIYEVSRYEKLTKNTSFKPIDNNPFDKWYANLHKQRASLSRELDKITGNNFLSSYNFYGSRLNYDKTIEKQVQIQKQINNIDKTIDAVKFFTDQLMIYDFDIWEIFKGRINCDKEQDKHWRKVCGKENYSDQVNRAIEYIRKGLEINDMQYDF